One genomic region from Hoeflea algicola encodes:
- a CDS encoding alpha-amylase family glycosyl hydrolase, whose product MSPNWWRGAVIYQVYPRSYQDTSGDGIGDIRGLIKRLEYIASLGVDAIWLSPFFKSPMADFGYDVSDYCDVDPMFGTLSDFDELIGLAHAKGLKIIIDQVISHSSDQHHWYKESRSSRDNAKADWYVWADPKPDGTAPNNWLSIFGGPAWEWDTARRQYYMHNFLASQPDLNFHNTDVQNAILDTVRFWLDRGVDGFRLDTVNFYVHDKQLRDNPPLSQSAEDGNFMGVDAPDTNPYGFQDHLYDKSQPENIVFLQRLRALLNEYDGRTTVGEVGDGRRSLKTVAAYTNGGDKLHMCYTFDMLGGEFSAEHFRRSIANFQSVVNDGWVCWAFSNHDVERHVSRWMQEGDDPEHLARFAITLLSSFRGSICLYQGEELGLEEAEIAFEDLADPYGIRFWPAYKGRDGCRTPMVWEKDAANAGFSDAARTWLPVPDSHLRHAVDQQDHLSGSLLNHYRETLAFRRSHASLVDGPMTFLETNGDLLAFIRGEGQNRFLFVFNLDRSPAEWTPPSDLDITEVVRLHGFAPGHEGGTIMLSGLDAFCARLR is encoded by the coding sequence ATGTCTCCGAACTGGTGGCGCGGCGCGGTCATCTATCAGGTCTATCCGCGGTCATATCAGGACACGTCCGGCGACGGCATTGGCGACATCCGCGGCCTCATCAAACGGCTCGAATACATCGCCTCGCTGGGTGTTGATGCCATCTGGCTGTCGCCGTTCTTCAAGTCACCGATGGCAGATTTCGGCTACGACGTTTCTGATTATTGCGATGTTGATCCCATGTTTGGCACGCTTTCGGACTTTGACGAGCTGATTGGGCTGGCCCACGCCAAGGGACTCAAGATCATCATCGATCAGGTGATCTCGCATTCGTCGGACCAGCATCACTGGTACAAGGAAAGCCGGTCGAGCCGGGACAATGCAAAAGCTGACTGGTATGTCTGGGCCGATCCCAAGCCCGATGGCACCGCGCCCAATAACTGGTTGTCGATTTTTGGCGGTCCGGCCTGGGAATGGGACACTGCGCGGCGGCAATATTACATGCACAATTTTCTGGCCTCGCAGCCGGATCTCAATTTCCACAATACTGATGTGCAGAACGCAATTCTGGATACGGTCCGGTTCTGGCTCGATCGTGGCGTTGACGGCTTCCGGCTCGATACCGTCAATTTCTATGTTCACGACAAGCAGTTGCGCGACAACCCGCCGCTGTCACAATCGGCAGAAGACGGCAACTTCATGGGGGTGGATGCGCCTGACACCAATCCTTACGGCTTTCAGGATCATCTCTACGACAAGTCGCAACCGGAGAATATCGTGTTTCTGCAACGGCTGCGGGCGCTGCTGAATGAGTATGACGGCCGCACCACCGTCGGCGAGGTGGGGGATGGCCGCCGCTCGCTCAAGACAGTCGCGGCTTACACCAATGGCGGTGACAAGCTGCACATGTGCTATACGTTCGACATGCTTGGCGGAGAGTTTTCAGCCGAGCATTTCCGCCGCAGTATTGCCAATTTCCAGTCGGTCGTGAACGACGGCTGGGTCTGCTGGGCTTTTTCCAACCATGATGTTGAACGGCACGTCTCGCGCTGGATGCAGGAGGGGGATGACCCCGAGCATCTGGCCCGCTTCGCAATCACCCTGCTTTCGTCGTTTCGCGGTTCAATCTGCCTGTATCAGGGCGAAGAACTGGGTCTGGAAGAGGCCGAGATTGCGTTCGAGGATCTTGCCGATCCTTACGGCATTCGCTTCTGGCCAGCTTACAAGGGCCGGGACGGCTGCCGCACCCCGATGGTCTGGGAGAAGGATGCTGCCAATGCCGGATTTTCCGATGCGGCACGGACGTGGCTGCCGGTTCCTGACAGCCATCTCCGGCATGCGGTGGACCAGCAGGATCATCTCAGCGGATCACTGCTCAACCATTATCGTGAGACGCTGGCGTTCCGCAGATCCCATGCCAGTCTCGTGGACGGGCCGATGACCTTCCTGGAAACAAATGGCGATCTGCTGGCCTTCATCCGTGGCGAAGGCCAGAACCGGTTCCTGTTTGTGTTCAATCTCGACCGCAGCCCCGCCGAATGGACGCCGCCGTCAGATCTCGACATTACCGAGGTGGTCAGGCTGCACGGATTCGCACCGGGCCATGAGGGCGGCACGATCATGTTGTCTGGGCTTGATGCCTTCTGTGCGCGGCTCCGATAA
- a CDS encoding FAD-dependent oxidoreductase → MTARSFKKLFSPVDLRGHSLRNRIVFGAHTTNMAVEGLPTERLAAYYAERAIGGAAMVVVEPMPVHPAAVLTRGNFRHSDDSVIPHFRQVTEAIKSNGAVAIQQLYHIGSHGDQDNAFHPAWSPSGMPSYHDSDGSHAMNEAEIEQTITGFVEAARRCHQAGFDGVEVWAAYHGLVDQFWTPWSNRRDDKWGGSLENRTRFSREIVTRIRAICGDDFIIGMAVNDEPDVEIALQRESISEIIERHDREQMIDYVTCGSGSYFDFYKLMPTFLYPEKLGVDLAGTLKGVVRHALVTAESHIRTPDNAETVLGEGQADLVSIVRGQIADPHLANKARDGRTDDIRGCLSCNQMCWGRRSRDYWISCVVNPSTGRESEWGGDRFMPAEIRKSVLVVGGGPAGLEAARVAGERGHKVVLTEASSHLGGAYRLAGLQPRRAQVTDLIDWYERQLGKLGVEVRLNTYMEADDVIAEQADEIILATGSLPPETGFQKAIPQRAELDGLAHGNVHSTEEIMARQVRPGKRVIVLDEGGNWKGCGTAWKLAEDGHQVTIVTPDPLVGKELQRTASDFPLRRTLAGLGVKFMVESAIIRWNGTAATIRSFVDDQESDIEAETLVFATANHAENGLALALSERGVRFQEIGDGAAPRQAAYAIYEGRKAGIEV, encoded by the coding sequence ATGACCGCACGCAGCTTCAAGAAACTGTTCTCGCCGGTTGACCTGCGTGGCCACAGTTTGCGCAACCGCATCGTCTTCGGCGCCCACACCACCAACATGGCCGTCGAGGGCCTGCCTACCGAACGCCTTGCCGCCTATTATGCCGAGCGCGCCATTGGCGGCGCCGCCATGGTGGTGGTCGAGCCGATGCCGGTGCATCCCGCAGCGGTACTGACCAGGGGCAATTTCCGTCACAGTGATGATTCCGTGATTCCACATTTCAGGCAGGTCACCGAGGCGATCAAATCAAACGGCGCGGTTGCCATACAGCAACTTTACCACATCGGCAGTCACGGCGATCAGGACAACGCCTTCCATCCGGCCTGGTCACCCTCGGGCATGCCGAGCTATCACGACAGCGACGGCTCGCACGCCATGAACGAAGCCGAGATCGAGCAGACCATCACCGGCTTTGTCGAGGCCGCACGCCGCTGTCATCAAGCAGGCTTTGACGGCGTCGAGGTCTGGGCCGCCTATCATGGCCTGGTTGATCAGTTCTGGACGCCGTGGTCGAACCGGCGCGACGACAAATGGGGTGGCAGCCTGGAAAATCGCACCCGTTTCTCCCGCGAAATCGTCACCCGTATCCGCGCCATTTGTGGTGACGATTTCATCATCGGCATGGCCGTCAACGACGAACCCGATGTCGAGATCGCCCTGCAGCGCGAATCGATCAGCGAAATCATCGAACGCCACGACCGCGAGCAGATGATCGACTATGTCACCTGCGGCTCGGGCAGTTATTTCGATTTCTACAAGCTGATGCCTACTTTCCTCTATCCCGAAAAGCTCGGTGTCGATCTGGCAGGAACGCTGAAGGGCGTTGTCAGACATGCGCTGGTCACCGCCGAAAGCCATATCCGCACCCCCGACAACGCCGAAACCGTGCTTGGCGAGGGACAGGCAGATCTGGTCTCGATCGTGCGTGGACAGATCGCCGATCCGCACCTTGCCAACAAGGCCCGCGATGGTCGCACCGACGACATCCGCGGATGCCTCTCGTGCAACCAGATGTGCTGGGGCCGGCGCTCGCGCGACTACTGGATATCCTGCGTGGTCAACCCGTCAACCGGGCGGGAATCCGAATGGGGCGGCGACCGTTTTATGCCCGCAGAAATCCGGAAATCAGTACTGGTGGTAGGCGGCGGACCGGCCGGGCTTGAAGCGGCCCGCGTTGCCGGCGAACGCGGCCACAAGGTGGTTCTGACGGAAGCCTCCAGTCATCTCGGCGGCGCCTACCGACTGGCCGGGCTGCAGCCGCGCCGTGCCCAGGTCACCGATCTGATCGACTGGTACGAGCGGCAATTAGGAAAGCTCGGCGTCGAGGTCCGGCTCAACACCTACATGGAAGCCGACGATGTGATCGCCGAACAGGCCGACGAAATTATTCTTGCAACCGGGTCACTGCCGCCGGAAACCGGTTTTCAGAAGGCGATCCCGCAGAGGGCGGAACTCGACGGTCTGGCCCATGGCAATGTCCACTCCACCGAGGAAATCATGGCTCGCCAGGTTCGGCCCGGCAAACGCGTGATCGTGCTCGACGAAGGCGGTAACTGGAAAGGCTGCGGCACCGCATGGAAGCTCGCCGAAGACGGCCATCAGGTCACCATCGTCACGCCCGATCCGCTGGTTGGCAAGGAGCTGCAACGCACCGCGTCCGATTTCCCGCTGCGACGGACGCTCGCCGGTCTCGGCGTGAAATTCATGGTTGAGAGCGCAATTATCCGCTGGAATGGAACAGCGGCAACCATTCGCTCGTTTGTTGACGACCAAGAGTCCGATATCGAGGCCGAAACACTGGTATTCGCCACTGCCAACCATGCGGAGAACGGACTTGCGCTGGCCTTGAGCGAACGCGGCGTGCGGTTTCAGGAAATCGGTGATGGCGCGGCGCCGCGGCAAGCGGCCTACGCCATTTATGAAGGCCGCAAGGCCGGGATCGAGGTGTAA
- the rirA gene encoding iron-responsive transcriptional regulator RirA, whose product MRLTRQTNYAVRMLMYCAANDAPLSRIGDIAKAYAVSELFLFKILQPLTKAGLVESVRGRNGGVRLGRAADKITLLDVVKVTEENFAMAECFENDASECPLVDSCSLNSALRKALGAFFDVLASYSIDDLVKARPSINFLLGLEEQPAA is encoded by the coding sequence ATGCGGTTGACACGCCAAACCAATTACGCGGTACGCATGCTGATGTATTGTGCCGCCAATGATGCGCCGTTGAGCCGCATCGGCGACATCGCCAAGGCCTATGCCGTATCCGAACTGTTCTTGTTCAAGATCCTGCAGCCTTTGACGAAGGCCGGGCTGGTGGAGTCGGTGCGTGGTCGCAATGGCGGCGTCCGGCTGGGACGGGCTGCGGACAAGATCACGCTCCTGGACGTGGTCAAGGTGACCGAAGAAAATTTCGCCATGGCGGAGTGTTTCGAAAATGATGCAAGCGAATGCCCGCTGGTTGATTCCTGCAGCCTGAACTCGGCGTTGCGCAAGGCGCTTGGCGCGTTTTTTGACGTGTTGGCGAGCTATTCGATTGATGATCTGGTCAAGGCACGGCCTTCGATCAATTTCCTGCTGGGGCTCGAAGAACAGCCGGCAGCCTAA
- a CDS encoding serine hydrolase domain-containing protein gives MAGLLGRAQADSFLLSRDGEMVCEWHAPGVDRSDPHLVFSISKSITALVAGILEDRGILNVSTPVGDLVPETKGSAYADASVRDLLDMRISLDFDESYLSEQDYARYRRAMLWNPATGDGSEEKGLLALLGSLGKADGPHGGDHAYLSPNSDMLGIVLERATGTRFTDLCSDLLWQPLGASADALITVDNRGAPRTAGGISLCPHDLLALGQMLLDGGKAGGNQIISRRWIDDMRTNGDPGAWARGTQAEFLKTGRYRSNWYQLGGGSNAFLAAGIHGQFLYCDPDTNTVITCTASQHEPQNDALDQDMLALFANLAKPT, from the coding sequence ATGGCCGGTTTGCTCGGCCGCGCCCAGGCAGACAGCTTCCTGCTTTCACGCGACGGCGAAATGGTGTGTGAATGGCACGCGCCCGGTGTCGATCGGTCCGATCCGCATCTGGTGTTTTCAATCTCAAAATCCATCACCGCACTGGTTGCGGGCATTCTCGAAGACCGGGGTATTCTAAATGTCAGCACACCGGTTGGGGATCTGGTGCCGGAGACCAAGGGCAGCGCCTATGCCGATGCCAGCGTGCGCGATCTGCTCGACATGCGCATTAGCCTGGACTTTGATGAATCCTACCTCTCCGAACAGGATTACGCCCGTTACCGCCGCGCCATGCTCTGGAACCCGGCAACCGGGGATGGCAGTGAGGAAAAAGGCCTGCTGGCCTTGCTTGGTAGCCTCGGCAAGGCCGACGGCCCCCATGGAGGCGATCACGCCTACCTGTCACCCAATTCGGACATGCTGGGGATCGTTCTAGAGCGCGCCACCGGCACTCGCTTTACAGATCTTTGCTCGGATCTTCTGTGGCAGCCGCTTGGCGCATCTGCGGACGCGCTCATCACCGTCGACAATCGCGGCGCGCCGCGCACCGCCGGCGGCATCTCGCTATGCCCGCATGATCTGCTGGCGCTGGGCCAGATGCTGCTCGATGGCGGCAAGGCCGGAGGCAACCAGATCATCTCCCGGCGCTGGATCGACGACATGCGCACAAATGGCGATCCGGGCGCCTGGGCACGCGGCACCCAGGCGGAGTTCCTGAAAACAGGCCGCTACCGCAGCAACTGGTATCAGCTTGGCGGCGGCTCCAATGCCTTTCTCGCAGCCGGCATTCACGGCCAGTTTCTCTACTGCGACCCCGACACCAATACGGTGATTACCTGCACGGCATCTCAACACGAGCCCCAGAACGATGCGCTCGACCAGGACATGCTGGCGTTGTTCGCCAATCTGGCCAAACCCACCTGA
- the apbC gene encoding iron-sulfur cluster carrier protein ApbC translates to MVKGPDLEGNIVDLGLVSDIFIADGKAYFSLTVPAARAQELEPLREAAERAAKTVPGLSSAMVALTAAREAGAAAPAQPSPQPKPQPAAPSATLAARLKGRTKTDVPGIGKIIAVASGKGGVGKSTTAVNLALGLQATGLRVGVLDADIYGPSMPRLLGISGRPEQLEGRLLKPMENYGLKVMSMGFLVEEDTPMIWRGPMVISALNQMLREVAWGELDMLVVDMPPGTGDAQLTMAQNVPLAGAVIVSTPQDLALIDARKGLNMFTKVNVPVLGIVENMSYFVCPDCGGRHDIFGHGGAREEASRINVPFLGEVPLAMSIRETSDAGLPVVASAPDGPHAKAYRDIAVKVLAELDALSGEGARTMPEIVFE, encoded by the coding sequence ATGGTGAAGGGACCGGATCTCGAAGGCAACATCGTTGATCTTGGGCTGGTGTCCGATATCTTCATTGCTGATGGCAAAGCCTATTTTTCGCTGACGGTTCCGGCCGCGCGCGCACAGGAACTAGAACCGTTGCGCGAGGCGGCCGAGCGTGCCGCCAAGACTGTTCCGGGGCTTTCAAGCGCGATGGTGGCGCTAACCGCTGCGCGTGAAGCTGGTGCTGCCGCGCCTGCGCAGCCGAGCCCACAACCCAAACCGCAACCGGCAGCCCCCAGCGCCACGCTTGCTGCACGCCTAAAGGGTCGCACCAAAACTGATGTACCGGGCATTGGCAAAATCATTGCTGTCGCCTCGGGCAAGGGCGGCGTCGGCAAATCAACCACCGCAGTCAATCTAGCGCTCGGACTGCAGGCGACAGGCCTGCGGGTTGGTGTGCTCGACGCCGATATCTATGGCCCGTCGATGCCACGACTTCTGGGTATTTCCGGGCGCCCGGAACAGCTGGAGGGGCGGTTGCTCAAGCCGATGGAGAATTACGGCCTCAAGGTGATGTCGATGGGCTTCCTGGTGGAGGAAGACACGCCGATGATCTGGCGCGGACCGATGGTGATCTCGGCGCTCAACCAGATGCTGCGTGAGGTCGCCTGGGGTGAACTCGACATGCTGGTGGTCGACATGCCGCCGGGCACCGGCGACGCGCAACTGACGATGGCGCAGAATGTGCCGCTGGCTGGCGCCGTGATCGTCTCGACGCCGCAGGACCTGGCGTTGATCGATGCCCGCAAGGGGCTCAACATGTTTACCAAGGTGAATGTTCCGGTGTTGGGCATCGTCGAGAACATGAGCTATTTCGTCTGTCCCGATTGCGGAGGCCGGCACGACATTTTCGGCCATGGCGGCGCCCGCGAGGAAGCATCCCGGATCAATGTTCCATTTCTTGGCGAAGTGCCGCTGGCGATGTCGATCCGCGAAACCTCCGATGCCGGCCTGCCTGTTGTGGCCTCGGCCCCGGACGGACCACACGCGAAAGCCTATCGCGACATTGCCGTCAAGGTGCTGGCTGAGCTTGATGCGCTCTCGGGCGAAGGTGCCCGGACCATGCCGGAGATCGTGTTCGAATAG
- a CDS encoding AbrB family transcriptional regulator produces MTPGSWQTPFITLVIAAAGAGFTYALLFPAPFLTGPAMAVTLAGLVGIRTAALPQRLRDLVFVVLGLSIGQGVTPEVLTAMRSWPLTLVSLAASLFAIIFLTRAALVRFWQMDRATAFLSSSPGHLSYVLGLTEGVKADLKTVSIVQSMRVLALTLLVPVVISLTGQIPQRVAAQPAETALQLLAGMIVIAWITGFVLQRLKLPAAYLIGGMLVSIVLHVTGLVHGVMSAWLAAIAFVSLGALIGSRFSGVTLAQMRSALGAGIFVTLLGVAIAGFFAVIAHWMTGMDLIAVLIAFAPGGLETMAAMSVILGIDPTFVATHHIARLLMLTVIVPIFVIRSQRN; encoded by the coding sequence ATGACACCGGGCTCCTGGCAGACCCCCTTCATCACGCTTGTGATCGCCGCAGCCGGCGCCGGGTTCACCTACGCGCTGTTATTCCCGGCGCCTTTCCTTACTGGCCCGGCGATGGCGGTGACGCTGGCCGGGCTCGTCGGGATCAGGACTGCGGCATTGCCGCAACGGCTGCGCGATCTGGTGTTCGTGGTTCTCGGCCTGTCAATCGGGCAGGGGGTGACGCCGGAAGTTCTTACCGCGATGAGGTCCTGGCCGTTGACCCTGGTGTCGTTGGCCGCAAGTCTGTTCGCCATCATCTTCCTGACCCGCGCGGCGCTTGTAAGGTTCTGGCAGATGGACCGCGCCACGGCTTTCCTGTCTTCGTCACCGGGGCATCTGAGCTATGTACTGGGCCTCACCGAAGGGGTGAAGGCGGATCTGAAGACCGTCAGCATCGTCCAGTCGATGCGGGTTCTGGCGCTGACGCTTCTGGTTCCGGTGGTAATCAGCCTGACTGGCCAGATTCCGCAACGGGTGGCGGCGCAGCCTGCCGAAACCGCGCTCCAATTGCTTGCCGGCATGATTGTCATCGCCTGGATTACCGGATTTGTTTTGCAGCGTCTCAAGCTGCCGGCGGCCTATCTGATCGGTGGCATGCTGGTTTCGATCGTGTTGCATGTAACCGGTCTGGTGCATGGCGTGATGTCGGCCTGGCTGGCGGCGATCGCCTTTGTTTCGCTTGGCGCACTGATCGGCTCGCGGTTTTCCGGCGTCACCCTGGCGCAGATGCGCAGCGCCTTAGGTGCCGGGATATTCGTGACCCTGCTCGGCGTGGCGATTGCGGGGTTCTTCGCTGTCATCGCGCACTGGATGACCGGGATGGATCTGATTGCGGTGCTGATCGCCTTTGCGCCCGGTGGATTGGAAACCATGGCGGCGATGTCTGTCATACTCGGCATCGACCCGACTTTCGTAGCCACGCATCATATTGCGCGGCTGTTGATGCTGACCGTGATCGTCCCGATTTTCGTGATCCGCAGCCAACGCAATTGA
- a CDS encoding tripartite tricarboxylate transporter permease, with protein MDSLYALAHGFSIALTFQNLGLALIGCFLGTIIGALPGLGPSNGVAILIPLAFTLGLPATPALILLTSVYYGAMYGGRISSILLNIPGDEPALMTTLDGYPMAKKGMAGEALALSGLASFVGAFFATWGLVFLAPQLVKVALLFGPAEYFALFALAFATLGGIASKNQAKAALAAGLGLGIAMIGVDGQTGVPRFSFGEVHLYDGIDFLVAIAGLFALSEVFIFLEHRGTAKATGDASGVKLGRITPPWSMIKQTAPTMARSTVLGFLAGVLPGAGASLGSFIAYSVEKRLVDKDKTFGTGDPRGVAAPEAGNNAAAGGALVPMLALGVPGSGTTAVLLAMLLALNITPGPLLFTANPDVVWGLIAALFIGNFMLLIMNIPMVSLFVRVLLVPSRYLMPAVAMISFVGIYGISGSTFDLMVMVFFGVLGWVLRKLDVPLVPVILGVLLGNQMEANLRRAMTISDGEWSTLVASPLAIGLWAFAFFGFILPIVAGRFFRSKLPRTDSDTDPD; from the coding sequence ATGGATAGTCTTTACGCACTTGCACACGGGTTTTCGATCGCCCTCACATTCCAGAATCTCGGTCTGGCGCTGATCGGCTGTTTTCTCGGCACCATCATCGGTGCGCTGCCGGGGCTTGGACCGTCCAACGGGGTGGCAATCCTCATTCCGCTGGCGTTTACGCTGGGGCTGCCGGCAACTCCGGCGCTGATACTGCTCACCAGTGTCTACTACGGCGCCATGTATGGTGGCCGCATCTCCTCGATCCTGCTCAACATCCCCGGTGACGAACCGGCCTTGATGACGACGCTGGATGGCTATCCGATGGCCAAGAAGGGCATGGCCGGTGAAGCGCTGGCGCTGTCGGGCCTTGCGTCGTTTGTCGGCGCATTCTTTGCCACCTGGGGGCTTGTTTTCCTGGCGCCGCAGCTGGTCAAGGTGGCGCTGCTGTTCGGTCCGGCGGAATATTTTGCGCTGTTCGCGCTGGCTTTCGCGACGCTGGGTGGCATCGCCAGCAAGAACCAGGCAAAGGCCGCACTGGCCGCCGGCCTCGGGCTCGGCATCGCCATGATCGGTGTCGATGGTCAGACCGGCGTGCCACGCTTTTCCTTTGGCGAAGTGCATCTGTATGACGGTATCGACTTCCTGGTGGCGATCGCCGGTCTGTTTGCGTTGTCGGAAGTATTCATCTTTCTCGAACACCGCGGCACTGCCAAGGCCACGGGCGATGCCTCCGGGGTCAAGCTCGGGCGCATAACCCCGCCCTGGTCGATGATCAAACAGACAGCGCCGACGATGGCGCGGTCGACAGTGCTCGGCTTCCTCGCCGGCGTGCTGCCGGGGGCCGGCGCCTCATTGGGATCGTTTATTGCCTATTCGGTGGAAAAGCGGCTGGTCGACAAGGACAAGACCTTTGGCACAGGCGATCCGCGTGGCGTGGCAGCCCCTGAAGCTGGCAATAACGCTGCGGCCGGCGGTGCGTTGGTGCCGATGTTGGCGCTCGGTGTGCCGGGGTCGGGCACGACTGCGGTGCTGCTGGCGATGCTGCTGGCGCTCAACATCACCCCCGGTCCGCTGCTCTTTACCGCCAACCCGGATGTGGTCTGGGGGCTGATCGCGGCCCTGTTCATTGGTAACTTCATGTTGTTGATCATGAACATTCCGATGGTCAGCCTTTTCGTGCGGGTGCTTTTGGTGCCGTCGCGCTATCTGATGCCGGCAGTGGCGATGATCTCGTTTGTCGGCATCTACGGTATTTCCGGCTCGACCTTCGATCTGATGGTGATGGTGTTCTTTGGCGTGCTCGGGTGGGTGCTGCGCAAGCTCGACGTGCCGCTGGTGCCAGTCATTCTGGGTGTGCTTCTGGGTAACCAGATGGAGGCCAATCTGAGACGGGCGATGACCATTTCGGATGGGGAGTGGAGCACGCTGGTAGCCTCGCCGTTGGCAATCGGGCTGTGGGCGTTCGCTTTTTTCGGCTTTATTCTGCCGATTGTCGCCGGACGGTTCTTCCGCTCCAAGCTGCCACGCACCGACAGCGACACAGATCCCGATTGA
- a CDS encoding tripartite tricarboxylate transporter TctB family protein, giving the protein MSDRIMGGVGLLLAAFFIWQATLIKESFISDPVGPKIFPIIIGLLVGISSLAILLKPDDEPEWPDFSRLFEVGLTVVVMIAYAYALPIAGFVVSTAVAAGYLSWRLGTPPIKAVIAGIVISVGIFVIFNLILGLSLARGPWGF; this is encoded by the coding sequence ATGAGCGACCGGATCATGGGAGGCGTTGGCCTCCTGCTGGCAGCATTTTTCATCTGGCAAGCGACACTGATCAAGGAAAGCTTCATTTCCGATCCTGTCGGACCAAAGATATTTCCAATCATCATCGGCCTGCTGGTCGGCATTTCCAGCCTGGCGATTCTGCTCAAGCCGGATGACGAACCGGAATGGCCGGATTTCAGCCGGCTGTTCGAGGTTGGTCTCACCGTCGTTGTGATGATTGCCTATGCCTATGCCCTGCCGATCGCCGGGTTCGTGGTCTCAACCGCGGTCGCCGCCGGCTATCTCTCCTGGCGGCTGGGGACACCGCCGATCAAGGCGGTGATCGCCGGGATCGTCATTTCGGTCGGCATCTTTGTCATTTTCAATCTCATTCTGGGCTTGTCGCTTGCGCGCGGCCCGTGGGGCTTTTGA
- a CDS encoding Bug family tripartite tricarboxylate transporter substrate binding protein, with protein sequence MKNIITRLAATAVAVVSLTAASYAFEPEATECIAPANPGGGWDFTCRQVGKTLQDLKAVPGTMQVTNMAGGGGGVAFAEVVNKRNDDNDLIVAASSATSTRLAQGAYPGNTMDQVRWIGAVGADYGIVAVAKDSPVNTLPELLDMIKKDPTSVSIAGGSAVGGWDHLKVLIAAKKAGIDDVRTIKYVAFDGGGEAVTQLLAGSVQAFTGDASEAKGFVDSGDIKVLAVLAPERLEGDFASFPTAKEQGIDVIGANWRGFYAPGGMSDEAYDYWVNAIGGVYDSDEWKGVMAQNGLAPLNLRGAEFQAFVQESVDSITTISKEIGLIQ encoded by the coding sequence ATGAAGAACATTATCACACGGCTTGCCGCAACCGCTGTTGCCGTCGTTTCGCTGACCGCAGCTTCCTACGCGTTCGAGCCGGAAGCCACCGAGTGCATTGCACCGGCCAACCCCGGCGGCGGCTGGGATTTCACCTGCCGTCAGGTCGGCAAGACGCTGCAGGATCTCAAGGCTGTGCCGGGCACCATGCAGGTCACCAACATGGCCGGCGGCGGTGGCGGCGTGGCCTTCGCTGAAGTCGTCAACAAACGCAATGATGACAACGATCTGATCGTCGCCGCATCGTCGGCCACGTCCACTCGTCTGGCGCAGGGTGCCTATCCCGGCAACACCATGGACCAGGTGCGCTGGATCGGTGCGGTTGGCGCCGATTACGGCATCGTTGCGGTGGCCAAGGATTCGCCGGTCAACACGCTGCCCGAGCTTCTGGACATGATCAAGAAGGATCCCACCTCGGTCTCGATCGCCGGTGGGTCGGCCGTTGGTGGCTGGGATCATCTCAAGGTGCTGATCGCCGCCAAGAAGGCAGGCATCGATGATGTCCGGACCATCAAGTATGTTGCCTTCGATGGCGGCGGCGAGGCGGTCACGCAATTGCTCGCAGGCTCCGTGCAGGCGTTTACGGGCGATGCATCCGAGGCCAAGGGCTTTGTCGATTCCGGCGACATCAAGGTGTTGGCAGTACTTGCGCCTGAACGGCTTGAAGGCGATTTTGCCTCGTTTCCGACTGCCAAGGAGCAGGGCATCGACGTGATCGGCGCCAACTGGCGCGGGTTCTATGCGCCGGGCGGCATGTCCGACGAAGCCTATGACTATTGGGTCAACGCCATCGGCGGTGTTTACGATAGCGATGAATGGAAGGGCGTGATGGCCCAGAATGGCCTCGCCCCGCTGAACCTGCGCGGCGCGGAATTCCAGGCTTTCGTTCAGGAATCGGTCGATTCGATCACGACCATTTCCAAGGAAATCGGCCTGATCCAGTAA